The genomic segment AGTTCTCCGACCTGCTGGCGACCACGTTGCGTACGGTGGATTCGGGCCGCAACCACCTGCGGGGTCCGGTGCCCGCGGCCACGCGCCCGCCCGCCTACGATTACCAGGCACAGTGAGCTGTTCACTCGCGTAGGCTTGGTGGAACGAGGTCGGCGCTCTCCGCCCCGTCGGGGGTCGACGAGTGGTGTGCCCGGCCTCGGCATTGCTCACCCACCGCGATTTCGAGAAAGCTCCGATGTCTGACGAGAGTTCCAGCCCGCAGCGCGCCGCCGCGCGCAATCCGTGGCTGTTCGACACCCATGAACTGGGCCGCCGACCGGGTTCCAGCCTGCCGTTGCGGCGTGACCTGACGGTCGAGACGGCGCTGGGGGTTCCCGACGTCGTCGAGGTGACCGTGGGGTCGACGATCACCGTGGACCTGCTGGCGGAGTCCGTGGTCGAAGGCATCCTGATGAGCGGCACCGCGACCGCGCACACCGAGGGGCAGTGCTCGCGCTGCCTCGACCCGGTGGCCGACGACCTCGAGGTGAGTGTCACCGAGTTGTTCGCCTACCCGGAGTCCACGACCGACGAGACCACGGAGGAAGACGAGGTCAGTCGCATTGTCGACGACTGGATCGACCTGGAGCCGATGGTCCGCGACGCCGTGGTTCTGGCGCTGCCGCTCGCGCCGCTGTGCAGCGAGGACTGCGCCGGACTGTGTTCGGGTTGCGGCGTGAAGTGGGCCGATCTCGAGCCCGGTCACGGGCATGAGACCATAGACCCTCGGTGGGCCGCGCTGGTGCAGCGCTTGGAGGACACTCCGGGTGGCGACACGGCGAGCGGCTCCGACCGGTAAGCCTGCCGGGCAGTCGCCCGGCGTAGTTCGCAAGACCGCTCGCATGCCGCGAGCAGACCTGTGTGAGGAGACCCAGCCGTGGCCGTCCCCAAGCGGAAGATGTCGCGTTCCAACACTCGCTCGCGCCGCTCGCAGTGGAAGGCTAGCCCGGTACAGCTGGTGGCCTGCCAGAACCGCGCCTGCCGTCAGCCGAAGCCGCAGCACGTCGCCTGCCCGCACTGTGGCCAGTACGCCGGCCGTCAGGTTGTCGAGCCGGCGTAAGGTCGGTCGGAATGGGGGGTAAGTCGCCTAGCGGACCGGCAGCCGATCCCGCATCCCTTCTCGACGCACTCGGTGTCCACCTGGACAGCGAGCTGCTGACCCTCGCCCTCACCCACCGCTCGTACGCCTACGAGAACGGGGGGCTCCCGCCGAACGAACGGTTGGAGTTCCTCGGCGACGCGGTGCTGGGTCTCGTGGTGACCGACCACCTGTACCGGCAGCACCCGGACCTGCCCGAAGGGCAGCTGGCGAAGTTGCGGGCCAGCGTGGTCAACATGCACGCGCTGGCCGGTGTGGCGAGGACTCTCGGTGAAGGCGGGCTCGGTGCCCACCTGCTGCTCGGTAAGGGGGAAGAACTCACCGGCGGCAGGGACAAGGCCAGCATCCTCGCGGACGGCCTGGAGGCCGTGATCGGTGCCGTCTATCTCGCGCACGGCATCGAGACCGCGCGGTCGCTGGTGCACCGCATGTTCGGCAGGTTGCTCGACGAGGCGCCGCGCCGTGGAGCGGGCCTGGACTGGAAGACCAGTCTTCAGGAGCTCACCGCGTCGTCGGGTCTCGGCGTGCCCGAGTACAAGGTGGCCGACACCGGTCCCGACCACCGCAAGGAGTTCAGCGCGGTGGTCCTCGTGGGTGGCCGTGACCTGGGACACGGGGACGGCACCACGAAGAAGGAAGCGGAGCAGAAGGCCGCCGAAGCGGCCTGGCGCGCGCTCGACCAGGAGTTGGCCGCGGACGGGCAGGCCGGGGAACAGGCGGAGTAGTCGCGTGCCCGAGTTGCCCGAGGTCGAGGTGGTGCGCTCCGGCCTCGAAGCTCACGTCGTGGGGCGCACGGTGGCCTCGGTGGAGGTTCTGCACCCGAGGGCCATCCGGCGCCACGTGCCGGGTGAGGCGGATTTCGTCGGCCGCCTCACCGGCGCGAAGATCACCGCCACGCGTCGGCGTGGCAAGTACCTGTGGTTCGATCTCGCCGATGGCTCCGCCGTGCTGGCCCATCTCGGGATGAGCGGTCAGATGCTCGTGCAGCCGCGTGACGCGGCGGACGAGAAGCACCTGCGGGTACGGATCCGATTCACCGACGACGGGCCGGAGCTGAGGTTCGTCGACCAGCGCACGTTCGGTGGCCTGTCGGTGTCGGAACTCGTCGAGGTCGACGGCACGGTGGTGCCGTCGACGGTCGCCCACATCGCGCGCGACCCGATGGATCCGTTGTTCGACGTCGACGCTGCGGCTCGTGCCTTGCGGGCTCGGCGCACCGAGGTCAAACGCGCGTTGCTCGACCAGACGTTGGTGTCCGGGGTCGGCAACATCTACGCCGACGAGGCGTTGTGGCGGGTGCAGCTGCACTGGGCACGCCCCACGGACCGGCTCACTGCGGCGCAGGCGCGTAGCGTGCTCACCGCGGCGGCCGATGTCATGGCGGAGGCGCTTCTGGTGGGGGGCACGTCGTTCGACGCGCTCTACGTCAACGTCAACGGTGAGTCGGGCTACTTCTCGCGTTCGCTCGACGCCTACGGCCGTGAGGGCGAGCCGTGCCGGCGCTGCGGTTCGCCGATCGTGCGCGAGGCGTTCATGAACCGTTCGTCGTTCAGCTGTCCGCGTTGCCAGCCGAAGCCGCGAGCGCGGCGGCGTTAGTCGCCTTCGTCGTCGTCCACCGGGTCACGAGGCCGCTCACTCCGCAGTGAGGCGCCTTTCCGTGTGCGCCGTCTCCACGCGAAATCCCATCCCAGCTGCCGACAGCAGAACAGTTTTATGCACACTACTGTGCAATGCGTGGTACTGTCCGTTGCGCAAGGAGGGAGCGCCGGTGGAGACGAGTCAACTGCTGAAGGGCGTGCTCGACCTCGCGGTACTGGCGGTGCTGCGCCACGACGACGGCTACGGCTACGACGTGGTGCGGCGATTGCGGCAGGCCGGGTTGGACGACGTCGGTGACGCGTCGGTGTACGGCACGTTGCGGCGGCTGTACAAGGCCGGACTGCTCACCACGTACGTCGTGGCGAGCGAGGAGGGCCCTCACCGCAAGTACTACGGACTGAACGAGCTGGGTCGCGAGCGGCTCGCGGGCTCGGTGAAGACCTGGCGCGGTTTTGCGGCCACGATGGAGCGCCTGTTGGGAGAGAACTCATGACCGCACACACTCATCCCGTCGTCCGTGCCTACCTGGCTCGCGTGCGGACGGCGTTGTCCGACCTGCCCTCGGCGGAGATCGACGAGATCGTCGAGGACGTCCGCCCTCACCTCGCGGAGCTCGTCGACAGTCTGGGGGACCGGGCGAGCGTCGCCGCGATGACCGAGGAACTCGGTGAGCCGGAGAGCTACGCCGCCGAGGTCCGCGCGGCGGGGGAGTACCCGCCCGCGCCGAACGAGAGCGCGCGTGCCGAGAAGCCGCGCACGGCGCTCGCCCGGGCCGTCCTGGCGGGGCTGCTCGCGGCCACGATCTGCGCGGCCGCCACGGGAATGGTGCTGGCAGTCGACCTCACCGGCGACGACGCGCTGCCGTTGCTGGCGCTCACCATCGTGCTCGTGGGCGGCGCGGCCGGTTATCTCGTCGTCCGGGGAACGCAGGACCTGCGGGCCCTGCCCGAGGTCCGCAAGCTCGCGGAACTGCGTGGCGCCAAGAACGCGGCGTCGCGCGGTGTGCGACTCCTGCAGATGCTCAATCCCGTGTGGTGGGTGGTGTCGGCGGCGCTGCTGGGACTGCTCGCCGTCGCCTCCGCCGTCGGGCAGAGTTCCGGCATCCTCGCGCTGGTGATCCTGCTGGCGCTGGCCGGGATCGCGCTGTGGGCGGGGCCGAAGGCCGCGCGGGACCTGCGGTGGGTGGCGGTGGTGGTGCCGCTGTCGGCTCTGGTGGTGGGCTCCGGACTCGGTACGGCGGGCTACGTCCTCCAGAACGTCGGTGACGACGACCCGTACGCCGACGAGCTGCACTACGCCTACGCCACCCAGAACGTCGCGGACGACGGCTCACCGGCGCTGTACTACGGCTCGCGGCAGGTGGAGAACCTGTACGTGTTCGACTCCGAAGGCAAACCGCTCACCGACGTCTACGTCTACGGCGAGGACGGCAGCCCCGTCCTGATGCCGCGGTACGGGTGCGACCCGCACGCCCAGACGAAGATCCAGACGGGGAAGGACAACAAGTTCCCGCGTCCGCACATCGAGCAGGGCGGGTACGACGAGTTCGGCACCGTGAACGGCTACAACGTCTCCCGGCCGTTCTGCCACGAGATCGACGAGGTGCCGTTCACGGTGGCCGTGCCCGGGGGCGAGTGAGCGCCGCGTCAGAACCCGCGAGCGCTCATCGCCAGCTGGGCGAGCAGGTCGCGGCCACTCTCGGCGTTGCGGGGCTGGCACAGCACGTCGTAACGGCTGGCGACCAGCTGACTGTGCGAGACGAAGTCGCGGCGTCCGCGCGTCGCGGCGTAGCCCGCGGCCGAGAAGGCCATCCCGAACGCGACACCGGAGACGAGGCCGATCAGGATGGGGGCGAGTCCGGCACCGGGGGTGAAGAAGCTGAGCAGCAGCCCGACGAACAGACCGAACCAGGCGCCGGACATCGCACCGCTGAGGAGCACCTTGCCCCAGGTCAGTCGGGCGGAGACCCGTTCGACGAGAAGCGGGTCGACACCGACGATGGTGACGTCCTGTACCGGGAAGTCCTTGTCCGCGAGGTGGTCGACGGCGCGCTGCGCCTCCGCGTAGCTGTTGTACGAGGCGATCGGCCAGCCCGTGGGCATGGTCGGCAGCTGCGGCGTCTGCTGCGTGGTGGAGAACGCCGTGCGGGAGAACGCGTGGGTCATGCTTCCTTCACCTCTGGTGAGACACTGTCGTGCTCTTCACTAGTTCCAACGTCGGAAACCAGTGAAACAGTGCCCGAAGGGTCCCAATTCACAGGCCGTTCTCAGGTGGGACGAGGGTGGACCCGACGCCGGTCGCGGTCAGACCGCGGCCACGCCGGCGCGGAAGCCGTTGGTGCCGTGCATGCCGGAGAGCCCGTTCGGTGAACCGGCGTGCAGCCACTTGCCGAAGTGACGCACGGAGAACAACTCGTCGAGCACCATGTAGGCGGCGCCGACCAGCCCGCCTTCCTCGCCGAGGCGCGCCTTCTCGATGCGAAGCTCGCGTGTGGACAGCGGCAGGGAACGGCGGTAGATCGTCTCGCGGATCGTGGCGAGGAACAGGTCCCCCGCGCCGGCGATCTTTCCCCCGAGCAGGATCGTCGAGGGGTTGTAGAAGTTCACCATCGTGGCGAGCATGGCGCCGATGCGCCGGCCGGCGTTGACCATGAGCTGCACCGCGTGGTGGTCTCCCGCGCCCGCGGCGGCGGTGACGTCGGCGGCCGTGATCGTTCCCTGGGCGTTCAGGACGGCGGCCAGTGCCGGGCTCTCGCCGGAGCGAGCCAGCTCCTCGCCGTCCCTGGCCAGCGCGGCACCTCCGGCGACGGCTTCGAGGCACCCGGTCTTGCCGCACCGGCAGACCACGGAACTGTCGTCGGACACGGCGGCGTGGCCGATGTCGCCCGCGCAACCCTGCGCGCCCCGGTGGAGCTGCCCGCCGTGGCTGATGCCCGCACCGATGCCCGTTCCGATCTTGACGTACAGCAGGTCACCCAGTTCGCCGGGCAGGCCGGGAGTGCGGAGCTCACCGAGACACAGCAGGTTCACCTCGTTGTCCACCCAGACCGGGGCGTCGTAGTGCGCGACGAGACGTTCGCGCACCGGGTAGTTGTTCCACCCCGGCATGATCGGCGGTTCCGAGGGCCGCGCGGTGGCGAACTCCACGGGACCGGGCAGCCCGAGGCCGATTCCCCAGACGTCCTTCGGCGTGTCGCCGAGCTCGGCCAGCAGCGTGTCGAGCGTCGCCTCGACCTCCGTCAGCACGGGGTCGGGGCCTCGCGCGATGTCGCAGTCGCGGTGCGTCATGGTGAGCACCGTGCCCATCAGGTCGGTGACGCCGGCGGTGAAGCTGGTGGCGCCGAGTTCCGCGGTGAGCAGGCGCCCGGCGTTCTTGCGGAACCGCAGCGTGCGAGCCTGACGGCCACCCGTCGACGGGTTGAGCTCGCCCTCTTCCAAGAGCCCTGCGTCGAGGAGCGTGGTGGTGCGTTGGGTGATGGCCGTGCGGCCGAGCCCGGTGCGCTGACTCAGCGCGGGCCGCGTGTCGGCGGCGCCGCTGCGCACGAGATCGAGGAGGCGTGTGTAGCTCTCCAGCAGCTCGGGACTGGGCTCTTCCACCGCGGACCCCCTTATGTCTGAGTCCCCCCATCATATATCTGAAACCGCACAACTTCTGTTTGCTTCAGACATTAGAGGGTAGATCGAAATCCTAAGGATGGCATTTCGCTTCTCAGCTTGGGTGGCAGGGGCCACAATTGTCAGCAGTGGCTAGGCCGTTCGAGTGGCGAACGCGCCACGGACTGATGACGTCAGGACGTGGAGGTAGCCGTCCCGGACGGCTGGGCCGTCGATGTCGCGCCGGTCGTCGACGTGTCACTGCGCTGCTCCGTGCTCGACGGCGCGCCCGCAGGGGAGGAGCTTCCCGCGGGCGGCGAGGTGCCGTCGGACGGGTTGGGAGTCGACGGCTCCGGCTCCGGGTCCGTGGGGTCGGGCTCGGGATCGGGCTCCGAGGGGGCGGAGTCCGAAGGCTCTGGAGGGTCGGTCGGGTTCGGGCCGGGGTCGTCCGTCGGGCCGGTCGGCTCGGGCTTGGTGCTGCCACCGCCGCCGTTGTCGGAGCTCCGCGTCGGCTGGCTCGGCGACGGCGTGTGCACCGTGGTGTGGCGGGTGCCGTTCTCGTCGGTGGTGATCACCGTGGTCGGCGTCTCCGACGTGGCGGAGATCGAACCGGTGACGGCGACGCCGTCGATCACGACGGTCGTCTCGGCGGGTTCGGCCTGACCGGGCACGATCTCCGCCGGTTCGCCGCCTCCCGACGAGCGGCCCGTCTGCGTGGTCTGCGTGTTCCCGGTGCTCTCGGGCTGGACGATCTGCGCGACCGCCGCGAACGCCGTGCACAGCGCGAGGCCACTGGCGGCGAGGGCGAGATAGCCGGTGCGGTGCAGCCGTCCTGCGGACTCGCGGGGCGGCGCGACCTGGTCGCGTGGTTGCTGCCCTGGCGAGGTGGTCATGCGACTCCTTCGGAGATGCGTCGAGCCCCCGAGTGTTCGCGCGGCACAGTATCACCGGCTGGGAACGGGTCGCGAACGAGCTCACCCACGCGATCCGACGCCTCGCGCGAGGTCGGAGTGCGCGACGATGAACGGGTGACGGGTGAAACGGAGACGGTGCGACTGACGGCGTGGGTGCACGGGATGGTGCAGGGTGTGGGTTTCCGCTGGTGGACCAGGAGTCGCGCGCTGGAGCTGGGCCTGGTCGGGCGGGCGACGAACCTCCCGGACGGGCGGGTGGAGGTCGTGGCCGAGGGCCCGCGCCCGGCCTGCGAGCGGTTGCTGAGCGCACTCCGCTCGGGAGAATCACCCGGTCGAGTGGACCACGTGGCGGAGCTGTGGGCGTCTCCGCGCGGCGGCCTCACGGGCTTCGTCGAACGCTGATCCCCTGGCCCCCCGACGTGGCGTTTCCCGGACAGCGCACGTTCCGGGCGGAGGGTGCCACGCCGACGCCCGCCTACCACGACCACGACGTGCTCGCCGGTAACATCAGCCGATCGGACAGCGAGTACCGGGGAGAACACGGCCCGAGGGAGTCGCCCCGAGGTCGGTCGGTACGGGAGTCGCAACGGGAAAGGTCTACACCGCGTGCACCTGAAAAGCTTGACGCTCAAGGGCTTCAAGTCCTTCGCGTCGGCGACCACCCTGCGGTTCGAGCCGGGCATCACGTGCGTCGTCGGCCCCAACGGTTCCGGTAAGTCCAACGTGCTCGACGCGCTGCGCTGGGTGATGGGGACGCAGGGCGCCAAGGATCTGCGGGGCGGCAAGATGGAGGACGTCATCTTCGCCGGCACCGCGGGCCGCGCCCCGCTCGGCCGTGCCGAGGTGACGCTCACGATCGACAACGCCGACGGCGCGCTGCCCATCGAGTACACCGAGGTGTCGATCACGCGCCGCATGTACCGCGACGGCGCGAGCGAGTACGAGATCAACGGCAGCACGTGCCGCCTGCTCGACATCCAGGAACTGCTGTCCGACTCCGGTATCGGCCGCGAGATGCACGTCATCGTGGGGCAGGGACAGCTGTCGGAGATCCTGCAGGCCAAGCCCGAGGAACGCCGCGCCTTCATCGAGGAGGCGGCCGGGGTGCTCAAGCACCGCAAGCGCAAGGAGAAGGCGCTCCGCAAGCTCACCGCGATGCAGGCCAACCTCGATCGCCTCAACGACCTCACCGCCGAGCTGCGCCGTCAGCTGAAGCCGCTGGGCAAGCAGGCGGCGATCGCGCGCCGGGCGCAGGCGGTGCAGGCGGAGCTGCGGGACGCGAAGCTGCGGCTCTACGCCGACGACCTGGTGACGCAGCGCCGGGACATCGAGAAGGACGAAGCCGACGAGAAAGCCGCCCGGGAACGCCGCGCCGAGGTGGAGCAGACGCTGGAGTTCGTCGTCTCCGAACAGACGGAGCTGGAGGCGACGCTCGCCGAGGACGCGCCGAAGCTGACCGCCGCACAGGACACCTGGTACAAGCTGTCCGCACTGGCCGAGCGGCTGCGGGGCACCGTGCGTCTCGCGGCGGAGCGTCGGCGGCATCTGTCGGCCGAGGTGGACACCGGCGGGACGGGCCGCGATCCGGAGGAGCTGCTCGCCGAGGCGGAGCGGGTCGCCGAGCGGGAAGCCGAACTGACGGAGGCGGTCTCCGAGGCCCGTGCCCTGCTCGCCGAGGTGGTGGAGCGGCGCGAACACCTCGAACAGGTCGTGCAGGCGGCCGAACGCGCGCATCTCGCCGCCGTGCGGGCGATCGCCGACCGTCGCGAGGGGATCGCCAAGCTGTCGGGCCAGGTGGAGGCCCTGCGGAGCAAGAGCAGCGCCACTGCCGAGGAGATCGAGCGACTGAGCAGCGGCATCGCCGACGCGGTCGCCCGGGCCGAGGCCGCCGCCGAGAGCGTGGAGGAAGCCCGCGCCGAGGGCGGGGTCGAGGACTCCGACGACGAGAGTCTGCGGGAACGGCACGACCAGGCGGTGGAGGCCCACAAGGCCGCGAAGGCCAGGGTCGAGGAGCTGGTCAAGGCCGAGCGCGCCGCGGAACGTGAGATCGCGTCGGAGAAGGCGCGGGTCGACGCGCTCTCCATGGGACTGGCGCGCAAGGACGGTGCGGGAGCCCTGCTCGGCGCCGCCGACGACGTCGCGGGGCTGCTCGGTTCCGTGGCCGCCCTGCTGACCGTGGACCCCGGCTACGAGGTCGCGCTCGCGGCCGCGTTGGGACCGGTGGCCGACGCCGTGGCGGTGGCGCAGGGTGACAACGCCGTCGCCGCGTTGCGTTTCCTCAAGGACAACGACGCCGGACGCGCGGGGCTGCTGGTCGGTGGCCCCGCGACGGCGAGCGACCCGGCGAGCTGGCCGGTGCTGCCCGCGGACGCGCGCTGGGCTCGCGAGGTGGTCGCCGCCCCGGAGGCGTTGCGGCCCGCCGTGGAACACGCGCTCGACCGGGTCGCCGTCGTGCCCTCGCTCGACGACGCCCGCCGGCTGGTGGGGGCGTATCCGGAGGTCACGGCCGTCACGAGTGACGGCGACGTGTTGGGCACGCACTGGGCCACCGGCGGTTCGGCGCGCGACGAGAGCGTCATCGAGGTGCAGGCCGCGGTCGACGAGGCGCAGGACCGGCTCGTCGAGGCCGAACGCGCCTTCGAACGCACCGCGGCCGAACTCGAGGGGGCCCGCGCCGAGCAGCAGGCGCGCCGGGCCGAACTGGAGCAGGCCAAGGAAGCCGTCAACGAGGGCAGGGTCCGCAGGGCCCGCTCGGCGGAACGCCTGTCCAGCCTGGAGAAGGCCGCCCGCTCCGCGCAGGCGGAGGTCGAGCGCCTCACCGCGCAGCGCGCGAAGGTGGAGAGCACCCGCGAGACCGTCCTCGCGCAGTTGGCGGAACTGGAGGAGCGGCTCGCCGCGATCTCCGACCAACCGGTGGACGAGGACGTCGACACGAGCGAACGCGACGAGGCGGTCGAGGCTCTGGCGGAGGTGCGGCAGGAGGAGATGGACGCCCGCCTCGGCCTGCGCACCGCCGAGGAACGCGCCAGGAGCCTCGCGGGCAAGGCCGATTCGCTGCGGCGCGCTGCCGAGGCGGAACGCCAGGCGCGGGAGCGGGCGGAGAAGGCGCGTCGCGCACGCGAGCGGGGCGCGGCCATCGCGGCGGCCGTCGTGGAGGGTGGTGAAGCCGCGCTCGACCGCATCGAGGGGTCGCTGCAGCGGGCCGCCGCGGAACGCGACGCCATCCAGGCCCGCCGCGAGCACACCGAGCAGGCGCTGAGCCAGGTGCGCAACCGGGTGCGGGAGCTGACGGTGGAACTGGAGAAGCTCACCGACGCCGTGCACCGCGACGAGGTGCAGCGAGCCGAACAGCGACTGCGCCTCGAACAGCTCGAAGCCCGGATCACCGAGGAGTTCGGCATCGCGCTGGACGACCTCGTGGCCGAGTACGGGCCGGACGTGCCCGTGCCGCCCGGCCCGGGCGAGGTGGCCGAGTACGAGGCCGCCAAGGAACGCGGTGAGACGGTGATGGCTCCGCAGCCGATCCCGTACGACCGGGACACGCAGGCCCGGCGGGCCAAGCGGGCCGAGCGCGACCTCGCCCAGCTGGGCAAGGTCAACCCGTTGGCGCTGGAGGAGTTCGCCGCGCTGGAGGAGCGCTACAAGTTCCTGTCCACCCAGCTGGAGGATCTGAAGGACACCCGCAAGGACCTGCTGACGGTCGTCAAGGAGGTCGACGACAAGATCCTGGAGGTCTTCACCGAGGCCTACCACGACGTGGCGCGGGAGTTCGAGACCGTGTTCTCCGTCCTCTTCCCCGGCGGGGAGGGGCGCATGGTGCTGACCGAGCCCGACGACATGCTCACCACGGGCGTCGACGTGGAGGCGAGGCCGCCGGGGAAGAAGGTCAAGCGGCTGTCCCTGCTCTCCGGTGGCGAGAAGTCGCTCGTGGCGGTGGCGATGCTCGTGGCGATCTTCCGCGCGAGGCCGTCGCCGTTCTACGTGATGGACGAGGTCGAGGCCGCCCTCGACGACACCAACATGCGCAGGCTGATCGGGCTGCTCGAACAGCTGCGCGAGAGCTCGCAGCTCATCATCATCACCCACCAGAAGCCCACGATGGAGATCGCCGACGCGCTCTACGGCGTCAGCATGCAGGGTGACGGCATCACGAAGGTGATCTCGCAGCGCCTGCGCGCACCCGACGCGGTGGAGCAGCCGGCGTAGGAGCGCACCGCACGCACGTCCGGACCCGGGTGAACCGAGCGAATCCGTCCGAGGGGACCCGTCGGAGCGGAGTGATCTGCGACGATGCCCCGCATGATCGAGCAGACAGAGCAGGGTTGGCCGACGGGTGACCCACGCCGGTTCTTCGACGTTCCGATCGACCCGGCGCACCTGCGGGCCAGCAGCCCGAACGTCTACCGGCGGGCGTGGCGCCTGACGACCGGCGTCGTGCTCGGCAGCGGGTTGCTGTTGCTCGGCATCTGGGCGATCGCCGTCGGCATGCGCGGGGTCGAGGTGTCGTGGGTGTCGATGGTGGCGGGTGTGCTGGCGGTGCCGCTGGGAGTGGGCCTGTTCCTGCGCGGGCTGATGGCGAGCAACGCGGCCAAGCCGTACCGCGGTGGGCAGCTCGTCCCCGGGCTCGTCGTGGAGCAGGCCGACGCCGACGTGCAGGTGCTCGTCCTCGCCGACACCTCGCGGGATCCGGTGGCTCCACCGGCGTTCGCCTACCGCCTGATGAGTTTCACCGCGCGGGAGGGCACCCGCTTCGTGCCGGGACAGCCCGTGCCGTGCGTGGCGCACGGGTTCGTCGCCGCGCCGTGGAGCAAGGTGTGGTGGAGCTTCGACGCCTCGCCCGTCGAGTGGGCGTCGTCGGACCCCGACGTCGTCGACGCGGCGGCCAGGGCGATCCCGCGGGCGGAGTGGAACCTGGTGCTGGCGGGCACGGAACGGGTCGCCGACCTGCGCCGACGTCTCTCGCGGGTGACGCGGATCGACGAGGCGACCGTGCCGGAGGAGTTGCGCCGTCCCCGGACGCGGATGGGGGTGCCCGTGGAGTGGCAACCCGACGGCCGGGCCCGGTTCGTCGGCTCGGTCGGGCACACCGTGACCCCGGTGGACGCGGCGGACTCGACCGTGGAGCTCCCCGCGGAGCCGACCCCGGAGTCACCGACGACCACGGCGTGAGAAAGGGCCGGGCACCAGTGCGGTGCCCGGCCCCTTCCAGCCGATCGGCAGAGCCGATCTCGCGGCCGTTACGCGGTTTCCTTGACCTGCTCCACCTCGTCGGGCCCGGCCTCGGCCGGGTTGCGCAGCGACAGCAGACCGCCGACCACGAGCGTCACGACGACACCGAGCGGCACGTACCACGGGAAGGCCAGCCCGGCCTCCTCACCGTCGACGGTGAACGTCACGGCGAGGATGAACACGGCCGCCACGACGATCGTGGCCACGAACGCGATGATCGCGTCGGCCTGGCGGGCCCGCTTCACGAGGATGCCGAGGGCGAACGCACCCAGCAGCGCGCCGTAGGTGTAGCTGGCGATGCTCAGCCCGACCTCGACCACCGGCTGGTCGGTGCTGGTGAACATCGACGCGAAGATCACGAACACACCCGCCCAGATCAGCGTCCACAGCTTCGCCTGCTTGAGCACGACCGCGTCGGGCAGTTCCTTCTTCGTGATCCGCTGGTAGATGTCGCTCACGGTGGACGTCGACAGCGAGTTCAGCGACGACGAGATCGTGCTCATCGCGGCGGCCAGGATGCCCGCGATCAGCAGGCCCGAGAGCCCGGCGGGCAGCTGCTCGACGATGAACTTCGGGAACAGCTCGTCGTTGGACTGCAGACCCATCGAGGCCGGGTCGGCGCCGTCGTAGAACGACCACAGCATCGCGCCGACCAGCAGGAAGAGTGCGAACTGGAAGAACACCACCACGCCGCTGGCGATCACGGCCTTCTGACTGTCGCGCACGTTCTTGCAGGCCAGCAGGCGCTGCACCATCAGCTGGTCGGAGCCGTGGGAGGCCATCGCGAACAGCGCACCACCCACCACGGCGGTGATGAACGCGTACTGGTTGGTGATGACGTTGGACGAGAAGTCGAAGACCTGGAACTTGCCCTCGTCGCCGAGCGAGCCGAACCAGCCGTCGGGCAGCTTGCCCGCGAGGAGGAAGACGGCGGCCACCGCGCCGAGGCAGTAGATGCCCATCTGGACCACGTCCACCCAGATGACCGCCTTGATGCCGCCGAGGTAGGTGTAGATGACGGCGACCACGGCGATGGCGGCGATGATCACCCAGTAGTCGACGTCGAGGCCGAGCGCGGCGAGCACCATTTTGACCGGGATCGCGGTGGCGAACAGCCGGACACCGTCGGCGAGCAGGCGTGTCACCAG from the Saccharomonospora azurea NA-128 genome contains:
- the smc gene encoding chromosome segregation protein SMC, whose protein sequence is MHLKSLTLKGFKSFASATTLRFEPGITCVVGPNGSGKSNVLDALRWVMGTQGAKDLRGGKMEDVIFAGTAGRAPLGRAEVTLTIDNADGALPIEYTEVSITRRMYRDGASEYEINGSTCRLLDIQELLSDSGIGREMHVIVGQGQLSEILQAKPEERRAFIEEAAGVLKHRKRKEKALRKLTAMQANLDRLNDLTAELRRQLKPLGKQAAIARRAQAVQAELRDAKLRLYADDLVTQRRDIEKDEADEKAARERRAEVEQTLEFVVSEQTELEATLAEDAPKLTAAQDTWYKLSALAERLRGTVRLAAERRRHLSAEVDTGGTGRDPEELLAEAERVAEREAELTEAVSEARALLAEVVERREHLEQVVQAAERAHLAAVRAIADRREGIAKLSGQVEALRSKSSATAEEIERLSSGIADAVARAEAAAESVEEARAEGGVEDSDDESLRERHDQAVEAHKAAKARVEELVKAERAAEREIASEKARVDALSMGLARKDGAGALLGAADDVAGLLGSVAALLTVDPGYEVALAAALGPVADAVAVAQGDNAVAALRFLKDNDAGRAGLLVGGPATASDPASWPVLPADARWAREVVAAPEALRPAVEHALDRVAVVPSLDDARRLVGAYPEVTAVTSDGDVLGTHWATGGSARDESVIEVQAAVDEAQDRLVEAERAFERTAAELEGARAEQQARRAELEQAKEAVNEGRVRRARSAERLSSLEKAARSAQAEVERLTAQRAKVESTRETVLAQLAELEERLAAISDQPVDEDVDTSERDEAVEALAEVRQEEMDARLGLRTAEERARSLAGKADSLRRAAEAERQARERAEKARRARERGAAIAAAVVEGGEAALDRIEGSLQRAAAERDAIQARREHTEQALSQVRNRVRELTVELEKLTDAVHRDEVQRAEQRLRLEQLEARITEEFGIALDDLVAEYGPDVPVPPGPGEVAEYEAAKERGETVMAPQPIPYDRDTQARRAKRAERDLAQLGKVNPLALEEFAALEERYKFLSTQLEDLKDTRKDLLTVVKEVDDKILEVFTEAYHDVAREFETVFSVLFPGGEGRMVLTEPDDMLTTGVDVEARPPGKKVKRLSLLSGGEKSLVAVAMLVAIFRARPSPFYVMDEVEAALDDTNMRRLIGLLEQLRESSQLIIITHQKPTMEIADALYGVSMQGDGITKVISQRLRAPDAVEQPA
- a CDS encoding DUF3239 domain-containing protein, encoding MPRMIEQTEQGWPTGDPRRFFDVPIDPAHLRASSPNVYRRAWRLTTGVVLGSGLLLLGIWAIAVGMRGVEVSWVSMVAGVLAVPLGVGLFLRGLMASNAAKPYRGGQLVPGLVVEQADADVQVLVLADTSRDPVAPPAFAYRLMSFTAREGTRFVPGQPVPCVAHGFVAAPWSKVWWSFDASPVEWASSDPDVVDAAARAIPRAEWNLVLAGTERVADLRRRLSRVTRIDEATVPEELRRPRTRMGVPVEWQPDGRARFVGSVGHTVTPVDAADSTVELPAEPTPESPTTTA
- a CDS encoding sodium:solute symporter; translation: MRALDLAIIAIFLVGSPLLGVLLGGKQKSSTDYFVGSRQVPWWAVTFSVVATETSTLTVISVPTVAYLGNVTYLQLAIGYLIGRVLVAFVLLPRYYAGDLVSAYGFLGKRFGKGMQGTASVTFLVTRLLADGVRLFATAIPVKMVLAALGLDVDYWVIIAAIAVVAVIYTYLGGIKAVIWVDVVQMGIYCLGAVAAVFLLAGKLPDGWFGSLGDEGKFQVFDFSSNVITNQYAFITAVVGGALFAMASHGSDQLMVQRLLACKNVRDSQKAVIASGVVVFFQFALFLLVGAMLWSFYDGADPASMGLQSNDELFPKFIVEQLPAGLSGLLIAGILAAAMSTISSSLNSLSTSTVSDIYQRITKKELPDAVVLKQAKLWTLIWAGVFVIFASMFTSTDQPVVEVGLSIASYTYGALLGAFALGILVKRARQADAIIAFVATIVVAAVFILAVTFTVDGEEAGLAFPWYVPLGVVVTLVVGGLLSLRNPAEAGPDEVEQVKETA